A window of the Oncorhynchus keta strain PuntledgeMale-10-30-2019 chromosome 21, Oket_V2, whole genome shotgun sequence genome harbors these coding sequences:
- the smug1 gene encoding single-strand-selective monofunctional uracil-DNA glycosylase 1, with protein MQLLVFLSGKHPLRMDTHELKRVGEGDAEKHEPDENNVCSLTLGPGLMLDGSTVASRFLHVELELNVHLRRLSFSEPVHYIYNPLEYAWEPHRCFVETYCRGGQSILFLGMNPGPFGMAQTGVPFGEVNYVRDWLKITGEVGHPPSEHPKRLIKGLACIQSEVSGSRFWGFFRKLCGEPDVFFRHFFVHNLCPLMFMGTTGKNLTPPELVIGEREALLALCDMALCQAVAALGVTMVIGVGRVAEQRARRALTAAGMEVRVEGIMHPSPRNPLANKGWEAVAKAKLDELGVLSLLTM; from the exons ATGCAATTGCTGGTCTTTCTTTCCGGAAAACATCCGCTCAGGATGGACACACATGAACTCAAAAG ggttggagagggagatGCGGAGAAACACGAACCGGATGAGAACAACGTTTGTTCACTTACTCTGGGTCCGGGGTTGATGTTGGATGGTTCCACGGTAGCCTCTCGTTTTCTGCACGTGGAGTTGGAGCTGAACGTTCACCTTCGCCGGCTCTCGTTCAGTGAGCCCGTGCACTACATTTACAACCCGCTGGAGTATGCCTGGGAACCGCACCGCTGCTTCGTTGAGACTTACTGTCGTGGCGGACAGAGTATTCTCTTCCTGGGGATGAACCCGGGACCCTTCGGCATGGCTCAGACCGGG GTACCCTTTGGTGAGGTAAACTATGTCCGTGATTGGCTGAAAATCACTGGGGAGGTTGGACATCCCCCTTCAGAGCACCCAAAGCGACTAATCAAAGGTCTGGCCTGCATTCAGAGCGAAGTGAGTGGCTCCCGTTTCTGGGGCTTCTTCCGCAAGCTGTGTGGTGAGCCAGATGTGTTCTTCCGCCATTTTTTTGTACATAACCTGTGCCCACTTATGTTCATGGGTACCACCGGCAAGAACTTAACGCCCCCCGAGCTAGTCATTGGGGAACGTGAGGCCCTCCTGGCTCTTTGTGACATGGCACTGTGCCAGGCTGTGGCTGCCCTTGGCGTCACCATGGTGATTGGGGTTGGCAGAGTGGCAGAGCAGCGAGCGCGGCGAGCCCTCACTGCGGCGGGCATGGAGGTACGGGTGGAGGGCATCATGCACCCATCCCCCAGGAACCCGTTGGCCAATAAGGGCTGGGAAGCAGTAGCTAAGGCCAAGCTGGACGAACTGGGTGTCCTATCCCTACTGACCATGTGA